From a single Eleginops maclovinus isolate JMC-PN-2008 ecotype Puerto Natales chromosome 18, JC_Emac_rtc_rv5, whole genome shotgun sequence genomic region:
- the LOC134880685 gene encoding integral membrane protein 2C-like yields MGKISFQPVAGQKVDKEDHDGDKTEILIPHPMDEDDLFLPLRPRKSAFNSVCCMTFGLVVFMAGLVLASIYVYHYGFIPHKPQGYSELCSLMYDDDPEYGELRGPQVLEENVDIYLDENYEKISVPVPHFGGSDPADIIHDFHRGLTAYHDITLDKCYVIELNTTIVMPPRNFWELLNNVKKGTYLPQTYIIHEEMVVTGEVHNMRQLGPFIYRLCNSKETYRLTRRLTRRRINKRDAKDCHHIRHFENTFVVETVICDEA; encoded by the exons ATGGGGAAGATCAGCTTCCAGCCTGTGGCGGGACAGAAAGTGGACAAGGAAGACCACGATggcgacaaaacagaaatactCATCCCGCATCCGATG gaTGAGGATGATCTGTTTCTGCCGCTGCGGCCCAGAAAGTCTGCCTTCAACAGCGTGTGCTGCATGACGTTCGGCCTGGTGGTGTTCATGGCCGGTCTGGTCCTTGCCTCCATTTATGTCTACCACTACGGCTTTATACCTCAT aaGCCACAAGGCTACTCAGAACTCTGCAGCTTGATGTATGATGATGACCCTGAGTACGGTGAGCTGCGTGGGCCTCAGGTGCTGGAGGAAAATGTCGATATTTACCTGGACGAAAACTACGAGAAGATCAGCGTGCCTGTGCCTCACTTCGGAGGCAGCGACCCCGCTGATATAATCCACGACTTCCACAGA GGACTGACAGCCTACCACGACATTACTTTGGACAAGTGCTACGTCATTGAGCTCAACACCACCATCGTGATGCCTCCACGCAACTTCTGGGAGCTCCTTAACAACGTGAAG AAGGGAACATACCTGCCTCAGACCTACATCATCCATGAAGAGATGGTGGTGACGGGAGAAGTGCACAACATGCGTCAGCTGGGACCCTTCATCTACCGCCTGTGCAACAGCAAGGAAACGTACCGCCTCACCCGCCGCCTCACCCGCAGAC GCATCAACAAGCGCGATGCGAAGGACTGCCACCACATCCGTCACTTCGAGAACACATTCGTGGTGGAGACTGTTATCTGCGATGAGGCGTGA